The Psychrilyobacter piezotolerans genome includes the window AAAGTGTTAAACTTACCATACGTTAAAAACATTTAAGGGGGTAAAGGTGAAAATAATTGCTCACAGGGGAGCTTCAGGTTATGCTCCTGAAAATACCAGAGTATCTATATTAAAAGGACTGGAACTGGGTTGTGATGGTTTTGAGGTAGACGTTCAATTGGCTGGTTCTGGGGAAGTGGTTGTATTTCATGATTTCACCTTGGAGAGAACGACATCTGGGAAGGGGTTTCTCAGGGATATAAATTTATATGACCTAAAAAAATTGGATCTGGGCAGTTGGTTTTCAGAGGAATTTAAAGGTGAAAAAATAATGACTTTAGAGGAACTGCTGAAGATAGTGCCGGAAAATAAAATTTTAAATATAGAGATTAAAGTAAGGCACGATGAGATGAATAAAATAGAGGGAAAAGTAGTTGAAATATTGAAAAGAGCAGGAAGGGTAGAAGGTGATGTCATAATATCCTCCTTTAATCATCGTATAATAAAAGAGATAAATAAGTTGGAGCCCAAGTTAAAAACAGGCTTACTTTTAACTGCAGGATTTATGGATATAGAAAATTATATAAAACTAAATAACTTAAAAATATACAGCCTCCACTTCTATGGAGAGTTTACTGGTAGAAAAATGGTAGAAAAAATGAATGAGATGGGGATAAAAACCTATATTTGGACAGTAAATAGTGTAGAAGAAGCGAAAATATTGAAAGACTTTGGAGTAACTGGAATAATTACTAATTTCCCAGATAAATTTAGGGATCTAAGAGAGGTATAAAAAAAGGGGGAGGAAGATGAAAAAAATAATTGGTCTATTGCTCGTGCTGGTATTTGTAGGATGCAGTACTATAAATGTTGCGGAGGAGAAAAAAACAGAAAAGACAAAAGAAACAAAGAAGATCGTAGTAGCTCACAGGGGAGCCAGCGGTTATCTGCCAGAGCATAGTATGGCAGCAAAATCTATGGCATATGCAATGGGTGCAGATTATATCGAACAAGATGTAGTTATGACAAAGGATAATGAATTAGTAGTATTACATGATCATTATCTTGACAGAGTAACCAATGTAGCTGAAGTTTATCCGTATAGAAAGAGAGAGGACGGCAGATATTATGCCATTGATTTCACATTGAAAGAGATAAAGGGCCTTAAGATGACCGAAGGGTTTAATGTTAAAGGTGGAAAAACAGTGGCAGGATTTCCTGAGAGATTCCCAATTTGGAAATCTGACTTCAGAGTTCATACTCTGGCAGAGGAGATCGAATTGATCCAGGGATTAAATAAAAGTACAGGTGAAAATATAGGGATCTACCCAGAGATCAAGGCACCTTGGTTCCACAGACATGAAGGAAAAGATATAAGTGTGGCAGTATTAAAAGTTCTTAAAAAATACGGTTATACCCAAAAAAATGACTTAGTTTATTTACAATGTTTTGATCCCAATGAGCTTATACGTATAAAAACTGAATTATTGCCGGAATTTGGGATGGATATAAAATTAGTGCAGTTAATAGCAGAAACCAGCTGGGATGAAACTATGGTATACGAAGACGGAAAAGCTGTACCTTATAACTATGACTGGATGTTTGAAGAGGTTGGGATGGAAAAAATATCTCAATATGCCGACGGGATAGGACCCTGGAAGCCCATGCTTGTAACTAACAGGTCTACAAAAGGTAATTTAATTATTACAGATATGGTAAAAGATGCTCACAGATATGGAATGGTGGTACACCCTTATACATTTAGATTAGATAAGGGAAGAATACCTGGATATGCATCAAACTTTGAAGATATGCTGGATATATTTTATAATAAGGTTGGAGTGGACGGGGTATTTACAGATTTCCCTGATCGTGCTGTAAACTTTTTAAAGGTAAAAAAAATTAGAGGTTATTAATAAGAAACGTTTATTAAAATAAAAAATTAAATAATAGGGGGAAAAATGAAGAAATTTGCAAAGATATTAGCATTAATAGTGGCATCTTTAATGCTGTTTATTAGTTGTGGAAAAAAAGAAGAGGCAGCAACGGATACTGGGGAAAAAAAGGTAGTTATTAAATTAAGTACTAAGTTTGCAGAAGAGGAACAGACAGCTAAGTCATTAAAAAGAGTTGTAGAAAAAATTAATGAAAGATCTGGTGGAAGTTTAGAATTACAATTGTATCCAAATGGTCAACTACCAATTGGAAAAAACAGTATGGAACAAGTTGTAAGTGGTGCAAACTGGATATCGGTAGACGGACTTAACTTTGTCGGAGACTATGTACCTGATTTTAATGCCATCAACGGACCTATGTTATACAAGAACTTTGATGAGTATTTAGCAATGACTCAGTCAGATTTAGTAAAAAATTTAAAAGATGAAGCAGCTAAAAAAGGAATCAAAGTATTATCTTTAGATTATTTATTTGGGTTCAGAAGCATGTTAACGGATAAGGCAGTTAAAACTCCTGCAGATCTTAATGGTGTAAAGATAAGAGTACCAAACAGTCAATTATATATGTATACATTAGAAGCAATGGGGGCTAACCCTACTCCATTACCATTTACAGAGGTATACAGCGGAATTCAACAAGGGGTAGTAGACGGGTTAGAAGGATCTCTTATGACTATCTATGGTAGAAAAATGTATGAAGTTAGAAAAAATGTTTCTTTAACTAATCATTTATTGGGAGTATCAGCAGTGTGTATCTCTAAAGACGTATGGGAAGGGTTATCTGAAAACCAAAGAACTATCATCCAAGAGGAATTTGATGCAGGGGCTAAGTATAACAATGACGTTACTGTTGAATTACAAAAAGAGTACAGGGTTCAATTAGAGGAATTAGGAGTTAAATTTAATGAGGTAGATTTACCTGCATTCAATGTAGAAACTGCTAAGGTATTTTCTAAGTTCCCTAAGTGGACTCCTGGAATCTATGATGAAATTCAAAAAGAATTAAAAGAAATCAGAGCTAAATAAAAAATTAAAGTATAATTCGATGATCGTGACTAGTTGTGATGGGAGTTTATCACTGGCTGTTTACGATTATCGTTTTATAGATTAAAGATAATTGAATATGGGGTGGAATATGAAAAATTTCTTTAGAAATATAGAAGTAATTCTGGGGAGTATAGCAATAAGTATCACAGTATTGTCTGTAATAACCAACGTTATTTTAAGGTATGGTTTTGGGATTCAATTTGCCTGGATTGAGGAAGTATCGGTAGGATGTTTCATATGGACTGTGTTTTTAGGAGCTACAGCAGCATATAAGGACAAGGCATTGATAGGAGTAGAAGTTTTGACACAGGCACTTCCAGAAAGAGGAAGAAGATTTTTAGAATTGATAATATACAGTTTTTTATTTGTTTTAACAGCAACCCTATTTTATTTGAGTTACAACTATACAGTAGGATCGGATAAGATTACTTCGGCATTGGAGGTATCCTATGTATATATCAACTCATCTATAGTAGTTTCATTCGGATTAATGACCTTCTATTCATTGAAATTTTTGGTTAAGGACATAATCTTATTTATAGATGAACAAAGAAGTGTAGAAAAAACTAATTTAGTCGGGAAGGAGTGAGAAAGTGGAAGGTTTTTATCCAATAATAATTTTATTTATATTGTTTTTCTTAAATATACCAATAGCCTTTGCATTAATGGGTGCATCTATGTATTATTTTATCTTCGTAGATAATGTTATGTCAATGAACATGATCATGCAAAGATTTGTAACGTCTATCGAGTCATTTCCATATTTAGCGGTGCCGTTTTTTATAATGGTAGGGTCGGTAATGAACTATTCCGGAATCAGTAACAGTCTGATGCAGATGGCAGAGGTCTTAGCAGGGCATATGGCCGGGGGATTGGCTCAGGTAAACGTAGTTTTAAGTATGATGATGGGTGGTATTTCAGGGTCAGCCAATGCAGATGCAGCCATGCAGTCTAAAATACTGGTACCAGAAATGAGAAAAAGAGGGTTTAGTGCTCCCTTTTCAGCAGCAGTAACTGCAGCTTCATCTTCTGTCAGTCCGGTAATACCGCCGGGGACAAACTTGATCATCTATGCATTGATAGCCAATGTATCTGTATCCAAGATGTTTTTAGCAGGTTATACACCGGGGATATTGATGACAGTGGCACTTATGATAACCGTTCATATAATCTCTAAAAAAAGAGGGTATCTGCCTTCAAGAGACAAGGTTGCAAGTCCTAAGGAAATAGCTATCCAGTTTATAAATTCTATCTGGGCATTGTTGATTCCCTTTGGGATTATATTGGGGATGCGTTTTGGACTATTCACTCCTACAGAAGCAGGGGGAATGGCAGTATTATTTTGTGTAATAATAGGAACTTTTGTATATAAAAAATTAAAGTTAAGACATATCCCGATTATTTTAAGAGATACAGTATATGGTACCGGATCGGTTATGTTCCTTATAATAGGAGCTAAAGTATTTGGTTACTATCTGACTTTAGAAAGGATACCTCAAAGTATCACAACATTCCTGATGGATTTTACAGACAATAAGTTTGTATTGTTAATAATAATCAACTTATTATTATTATTTATCGGGATGTTTATAGAGGGCGGAGCAGCACTTATTATATTAGCACCATTATTAGTACCGGCAGTAACCAGTATGGGAATAGACCCTATCCACTTTGGAGTAATCTTAATAGTTAATATTATGATTGGTGGAATAACTCCTCCGTTTGGATCAATGATGTTTACGACCTGTACCATAGTCGGCGTCAAATTAGACGAATTTGTAAAAGAAATAATACCATTCATAGTAGCATTAATGATAGTACTTATAGTCCTTACTTATTCAGCACCTATAGCTATGTTTATACCGAATTTAATGGGGTAGATAAATTATGGGTGAATTAAAAAATAAAAATGTTTTATATTTGAATCTGTAAAAACAATATATGAAAATTTAAAATGAAAATTAAAAAAGAAGTTTTGTAGGTTAAACTATACAGAGCTTCTTTTTTAGAATTTATTAGACAGTATCCACTGGGGATACATAAGGGCCTAGAGTAGCCGTAGAGGGAGTGGTAAAATATGGAGATGGTAACAACGCTTTATGGAATGGATTTATATGAATTTTTACTTCGAGTATTTATAGCCTGCATAGTTGGTGCGTTGTTTGGGCTGGAGAGAAAAAACAGGGGGAAACCTGCAGGGATGAAGACCAATATGCTGGCCTGTGCAGGGGCAGCGATAGTATCTATAATCCAGCTTATGATATCTAATAAAGCATCAGAAATAGGCATAGGAAATATAAAAGCGGATCTCACAAGGTTAACAGCTCAAGTTATATCAGGGCTAGGATTTTTAGGAGCCGGGGTAATTATGAGAGGGGGGGATAAGGTCAGAGGCCTTACTACTGCAGCAACCCTTTGGCTGGTAGCGATATTAGGGATAGGGATAGGATATGGATTTTATTTTTTTATACTTCCAGCTTCTGCTATGATATTATTTGTGTCATTTTTAATAAAAAAATTCGAAACAACTTTTATTGAAAAAAGAAAAATAAAAAAAGTGATCATAGAATATGAACAAAGTGAAGATCTAGAGGATATCATCAAAGAAATTGCCAAAGAAAAGGATATAAGGATAATGGTGGATAAAAAAATAAGTGAGATAGATGACGGGGAACATGTTATCATAAAGAAAGTAATGCATTTTTCACTGCCTAAATATGTCAGCTCAAAATATTTTTTCAATATAATAAGAAAGTTTGAAGAAGTCATAGAAGTGACCAGGATTAATTAAGGAAAAGACCTGAAATAAGGTTAAATACAAATTTTTAAATAAAAATTGTAAAAATAAAGGTTGTAGTGTATAATTATGGTATAAATTAAATAGAAGCTAGAGATGAAGAGAGCTGGACAAAACAGAGTATACGTATTCTGTTTTGTTCAGCTATTTTTGTTTTTAAATAAAAATTAGATTTAGTTATTTTTAAGGAGGTAGCAATGCAAGATATTTTAATAGTAGGAGCAGGAGTAATAGGGGGATCTATAGCAAGGGAACTTTCAAAATATGATCTGAATGTAGTGGTATTAGATAAGGAAACAGATGTAGCCAATGGAACAACTAAGGCGAATTCAGCCATTGTACATGCAGGATACGATGCTACAGAAGGAACCTTGATGGCTAAATATAATGCCTTGGGAAATGCAATGTTTGATAAATTAAGTGAAGAATTAGACTTTCCATTCAAAAGAATAGGATCATTGGTAGTTGCAAACAGTGAAGAGGAAAGAGAACATATAGAGGAATTATTACAAAGGGGAATAGAAAATAAAATTCCAGGAGTAAGAATAATTGAAAAAGATGAATTGAAAAAAGTTGAGCCAAAGATAAATGAAGACGCAGTAGCAGCATTATTAGCTCCTACAGGGGGGATAGTAGGACCATGGGAGATGACTATAGCACTCATGGAAAATGCTGTAGATAACGGTGTGAAATTAGACCTAAATACGGAAGTTTTGGATATAGAAAAAATAGAAGGCGGATACAGAGTAATCACAAATCAAAGAAACTATGAAACTAGATGTATCATAAATGCTTCTGGAGTATATGCAGATAAGATCCATGGAATGGTAGCAGAGGAAACATTTAAAATAACTCCTAGAAGGGGACAATATTTTGTTTTGGATAAAACACAGGGGGAATTAGTTAATCATGTGATATTCCAATGTCCGACTAAATTAGGAAAGGGTGTTTTGGTAACTCCTACAGTTCATGGAAATGTGCTGGCAGGACCGGACGCTGAGGACCTGAGTGACAGAGAAAACTTAGCTACTACAGCAGAAAGACTGGATTTTGTAAGGGAACATGCATTGAAATCTATAAAAGAGTTAAATTTCAGAGAGGGTATAAGAAACTTTGCAGGACTTAGAGCCCAGCCTAGTACAAATGATTTTATAGTTGAAGAGGTAGAGGGAGCCAAAGGATTTATAGATGTAGCAGGGATAAAATCACCGGGATTATCATCGGCACCGGCTATTGCAGCAGACGTGGCAGAGATAGCTAAAAAGATCTTAGGAGATGTAGAATTAAATAAAGAGTTTAAACCCAACAGAAAAAAACACTATGAATTTATAACTGAAAGTTCTGAAAAAAAAGCTGAATTAATAGCCCAGGACAATAGATATGGAAATATGATATGCAGATGTGAAAATATCACTGAGGGTGAAATAGTAGATTCTATCCATAGAAATGTAGGAGCGACTACAGTAGATGGTGTGAAAAAAAGATGCAGACCGGGAATGGGAAGGTGCCAGGGTGGATTCTGCGGGCCGAGAATACAGGAGATCTTAGCTCGTGAATTAGGAAAAAGTTTGGAAGAAATTGTATTGGATAAGGCAGATTCATATATATTAACCGGAGAAACTAAAAAATAAACTCATTAAAACTAAAAAATTAAAAGACAACTCTTTCCTTGTTGTTGTATTCGTCAATCGTCGATATTTGTAAATTAAGATTTTATAAGCTTAATTTCAATGATCATCGAAAACACCTAAGAGGAAGAGTGAGGAGGAAATAGATGAAATATGAATTGGTAGTATTAGGTGGCGGACCGGCAGGGCTGGCTGCAGCAATAGAAGCTAAAAAAAATGGAATTAAAAATATCCTTATCATTGAAAGAGATAATGAGTTGGGAGGGATCTTGCAGCAGTGTATCCACAATGGATTCGGATTGCATGAGTTCAAAGAGGAACTTACAGGACCTGAATATGCCCAGAGATTTATCGATCAAATGGGTGAAGAAGGGATAGAATATAAACTGGATACAATGGTACTTGATGTGAGTGGAGATAAGAAGATACAGGCTATCAACTCTGTGGACGGGTATATGGAGATAGAAGCTCAAGCGATAATCTTAGCCATGGGATGCAGGGAAAGAACAAGGGGAGCTATAGCTATCCCAGGAGACAGACCTGCAGGAATATTTACAGCGGGAACAGCTCAAAGGTTTGTAAATATGGAAGGATATATGGTAGGAAAAAAAGTAGTTATCTTAGGATCCGGGGATATCGGACTTATCATGGCCAGAAGGATGACACTAGAGGGAGCAAAAGTAGAAGCTGTGGTAGAACTTATGCCTTACTCAGGTGGACTTACACGTAATATAGTCCAGTGTTTAGAGGATTATGATATACCGTTATTACTCAGTCATACAGTTACAAATGTAAAAGGTGACGGCAGATTAGAGAGGGTAACGGTAGCCAAGGTAGATGAAAACAGGAAACCTATTCCAGGAACAGAGATCAACTATGATGTAGATACCCTGTTATTATCTGTGGGATTAATCCCGGAAAATGATCTTTCCAGAAATGCAGGAATAGTACTGGATAGAAGAACATCCGGGCCCATTGTAAATGAATCTATGGAAACATCCATCGAAGGAATATTTGCCTGTGGAAATGTAGTTCATGTGCATGACTTAGTAGATTTCGTAAGTGCTGAATCCAGAAGAGCAGGAATCAATGCTGCTAAATATATAAAAAATGAAATTAAAAGAAATGAAGAGTTTGTAGAGATCGATGGAACTAACGGGATCAGCTATACAGTTCCTCAAAAATTTAGAAAAGAGAATATAGATAAAGGTTTAGAAGTATTTATGAGGGTCAGAGAAGTATTTAAAGATGTGAAGCTAGAGGTAAGATGCGGAGATGAAGTTTTAATGAGTTTGAAAAAACCTCATATGGCGCCGGGAGAGATGGAAAAAATAATGATTCCAAAAGTATTTATGGATAAGATCAATACAAATAAGATCGAAGTTACAATAAAGAGATAGGGGGAGAATAGATGAAAAAACTAATATGCATAGTTTGTCCAATGGGATGTCATATAGAGGTAGATGCACAAAATGACTATAAAACAACAGGGAATCAATGCCCTAGAGGAGCTGTATACGGTAAAAAAGAATTGACTGCTCCTACCCGTGTAGTAACTTCTACAATTAAGATATCAGGTGGAATCCATAACAGGGTACCGGTAAAAACAGCCGGAGATATTCCCAAGGAATTAAATTTTAAGTGTATGGATCTCATAAACACATTGTCAGTAAAATCTCCGGTAAAAATGGGAGATATAGTCAGTGAAAATATTTTTGATACAGGGATAAACCTGGTGATTACGAGAAATATGTAAGCTATAAAGATAGAGTTTTCTTAGCTGAAAACTCTATTTTTTAATTACTTTTTGTATTTAAAAAAAATAAAATAAGATATAACTGATTACGTATAATTTTAAGTGTCATATATTCTTACTATAATTTTAGAATTTCTTGAAAAAACTATGAAAATGGAATATAATTATAAAGGATAATAAATTAAAAGGGGCAAGTATATGGAAAAGATAATGGGAAAGGCTATTTTTGAGGGTATAGTAATAGGGGAACCATATCTAAGAGGAAAAAAACAGATGGGAATCGAAGAATATAGAATAGAACCCCATATGTTAGAGGATGAGATGAACAGGTTTGAGGCGGCTATAAGAGATGCTAAGCAGGAGCTTAAATTTTTAAAATCATCATTAAAGGGGAAGGTAAATAGTAATGATTTAAAGATTCTAAATGTACATCTTATGATATTGGATGACCCGGTATTATTATCAGAGATAGGGAAAAGATTAAAAAATGAATTGATTAACATTGAAAAAATTGTAGCAGATGTAGTGGAATTTTATGTGGACATGTTTAAAGATATGAAAGATCCTGTCTACAGGCAGAGAGCCATAGATATCCAAGATGTAGGTGAAAAGATAATAGGACAGTTGATGGTGGAAAACTGTGAATTGCATGAATTGGATAACAAGATTCTCGTAACGAAAGAGATCCTGCCTTCAGAACTATTTAAGATGCATCATGATAAGATCAACTTATTGGGAATAGTGACCGAATTTAGCGGAGAAACCTCCCATATAGCTATCTTGGCCAAGACCTTTGGGATACCTACCCTTATGGGGGTAAAAAACGTATCTCGAATGGAATGGAAAAACAAGATAATATTAGACACCAGAAAAGGTGACCCCTGCGTAATCAAAGATCCTACAGATGAACAGATTGTAGAATATAAGAGGGAAAAAGCAAAGTTAGAAGCCATAAGGGAAGAGAATAAAAAATTAAAGGGACTGCCAGCCATAACTAAAGACGGTGTAGAGATAGTTTTGAATGCTAATATTGGCGGGATAACAGATCTTCTGTCACTGAATAACAGTATGGCAGATGGTGTGGGACTTCTCAGGACAGAATTTTTATACATGGAAAGTAAGTTTTTTCCAACAGAACAGCAGCAGATAGAGCTATATGAGAGAGCCTATAAAAAGGTGGAGAAATTAAATGGAGAGAGAGAACTCATCATAAGAACTCTGGATATAGGAGCAGATAAACAGCTGCCTTATTATGAGATGCCCTTTGAAGGAAATCCATTTTTAGGGTTTAGAGGGATAAGGTTTACCCTGGCCCATGAAAATATATTCAGGACCCAGTTAAGGTCAATCTTGAGGGTTGCAAAGGATAGAAAAATCAAGGTAATGTTTCCTATGATCTCTAATCTGGAGGAGATAATTCAAATAAAAAAAATATTGGCTTCGGTAAAAAAAGAATTGGATGAAGAAGGATTAGAGTATGCCAGCTATATACAGACAGGGATAATGGTAGAGGTACCTTCTACAGCATTTTTAATAGATAAATTTTCTGAGTATGTAGATTTTTTCAGTTTAGGAACCAATGATCTGACACAGTATATAATGGCGGCAGACAGACTCAGTGCCGATGTTGCCTATCTGAATGATTATTTTGAACCTGCAGTTCTCCGGACTATAAATTATATAGCTGAAGAAGCTATAAGGCGAAAGAAAAAAATAAGTATCTGCGGAGAGATGGCCAACGACCCAATGGCTATAGCAGCCCTTATGAGTTTTGGAATAGACAGGTTCAGTATGATGTCTTCATATATACCCATGGCAAAAAGAACGATTTTAAGGTTGAATAGAGGGAATCTTCAAAGGGAATTAAAACCTAAACTATTAAACTGTAACAACGCAAAGGAAGTTAAAGAGATTTTAAAAGAATATATAGAGGTGATTACAGTTGAAAACGATAGAAGTAGAGATTAAAAATAAAGCAGGGCTCCATGCAAGACCATCTTCATTGTTTGTACAGATAGCTACTGAATATGATTCAGAGATAATGGTTATTTGTGACGATGAGGAGATAAATGGTAAGAGTATAATGGGGCTTATGCTGCTGGCAGCAGAGCAGGGAAGGACATTAACTATTACAGCAGACGGTGAAGACGAAGGTGCGGCACTGGAAGCATTAAAAAAATTAGTAGAAGTAGACACCTTCAATGAAGAATAATTATATCTTAAAAAGAGCAGAGAAGATGGGTTTTTGTTTTGGTGTAAAAGAAGCTGTAGAACTGGCTGAAACTATAAAGTCAGATCAAAAAGTATACATGCTGGGGATGCTGGTTCACAATGAACAGGTAATAGAGCAATTAAAGTCTAAGGGTCTTATAGTTGTCACAGAGGAAGAGGTCCTGGAGGGAAGAGATGAAATTCGTGAGGGAGATTCTGTAATAATCCGTGCCCATGGTACAATAAAAAAAATATATGAGATTTTAAATCAAAAAAATGTTAGAATGTATGATGTAGCGTGTATTTTTGTAAAAAGAAGCAGGGAAGAACTTATGAACCATGAAAAAGATGGATATAAGATCATCTTCGTAGGAGATGAATTTCATCCTGAGGTAAGGGGGATCATATCTTTCGGATATGATGTGAAAGTAGTAAAAGATTTTGATGAATTAAAAAAGTTAGAATTTAAGGAGTCGGAAAAATACTATATATTAGCTCAGACCACTTTGAATAAAAATCTCTATAAGGAGATGACTAAATACATAGAAAATAGATATGAAAACTGTAAGGTTGGAAATACCATTTGCGGGGCTACATACGAAAGACAGAAAGCAGTAGAAAAATTGTCTGCCGAGGTAGATGTAATGCTCATTATAGGTGGAAAACATAGTTCAAACACAAAAAAATTATACAATATATCCAAAGAGATAAACGAAAAGAGCTATCTGATACAAACTTATAAAGACCTGGATTTTAAATGGTTTGAAAAAGGTAACAAAATAGGTATAACAGCAGGTGCTTCCACG containing:
- a CDS encoding HPr family phosphocarrier protein, whose product is MKTIEVEIKNKAGLHARPSSLFVQIATEYDSEIMVICDDEEINGKSIMGLMLLAAEQGRTLTITADGEDEGAALEALKKLVEVDTFNEE
- the ispH gene encoding 4-hydroxy-3-methylbut-2-enyl diphosphate reductase, encoding MKNNYILKRAEKMGFCFGVKEAVELAETIKSDQKVYMLGMLVHNEQVIEQLKSKGLIVVTEEEVLEGRDEIREGDSVIIRAHGTIKKIYEILNQKNVRMYDVACIFVKRSREELMNHEKDGYKIIFVGDEFHPEVRGIISFGYDVKVVKDFDELKKLEFKESEKYYILAQTTLNKNLYKEMTKYIENRYENCKVGNTICGATYERQKAVEKLSAEVDVMLIIGGKHSSNTKKLYNISKEINEKSYLIQTYKDLDFKWFEKGNKIGITAGASTPDEIVEKIESILLGGRCNG
- the ptsP gene encoding phosphoenolpyruvate--protein phosphotransferase, coding for MEKIMGKAIFEGIVIGEPYLRGKKQMGIEEYRIEPHMLEDEMNRFEAAIRDAKQELKFLKSSLKGKVNSNDLKILNVHLMILDDPVLLSEIGKRLKNELINIEKIVADVVEFYVDMFKDMKDPVYRQRAIDIQDVGEKIIGQLMVENCELHELDNKILVTKEILPSELFKMHHDKINLLGIVTEFSGETSHIAILAKTFGIPTLMGVKNVSRMEWKNKIILDTRKGDPCVIKDPTDEQIVEYKREKAKLEAIREENKKLKGLPAITKDGVEIVLNANIGGITDLLSLNNSMADGVGLLRTEFLYMESKFFPTEQQQIELYERAYKKVEKLNGERELIIRTLDIGADKQLPYYEMPFEGNPFLGFRGIRFTLAHENIFRTQLRSILRVAKDRKIKVMFPMISNLEEIIQIKKILASVKKELDEEGLEYASYIQTGIMVEVPSTAFLIDKFSEYVDFFSLGTNDLTQYIMAADRLSADVAYLNDYFEPAVLRTINYIAEEAIRRKKKISICGEMANDPMAIAALMSFGIDRFSMMSSYIPMAKRTILRLNRGNLQRELKPKLLNCNNAKEVKEILKEYIEVITVENDRSRD